A section of the Marinimicrobium koreense genome encodes:
- the hpf gene encoding ribosome hibernation-promoting factor, HPF/YfiA family — protein sequence MNIQLSGHHVDITDGIREAVDSRFKKIQNHYPDLGDLSMALTVERHAQAVEVTTQFKGAKVAVHAESQDLYAAIADSAKKLDAALAKRKGTTQSHRHEKPELMTEEPESLKD from the coding sequence ATGAATATACAGTTGTCCGGTCACCACGTGGATATCACCGACGGCATCCGCGAGGCCGTTGATAGCCGCTTCAAGAAGATCCAGAACCACTACCCCGACCTTGGAGACCTCTCCATGGCCCTCACCGTCGAACGGCACGCACAGGCCGTCGAGGTTACCACCCAGTTCAAAGGCGCTAAGGTGGCCGTACACGCCGAATCCCAAGATCTGTATGCCGCCATTGCCGATTCCGCCAAAAAGCTGGATGCCGCGCTAGCCAAGCGCAAAGGAACAACCCAATCCCACCGTCATGAAAAACCGGAACTTATGACTGAAGAGCCAGAATCCCTCAAAGATTGA
- a CDS encoding tryptophan halogenase family protein, protein MNTDDRRLRRIVIVGGGSAGWMSAAALANATQGQCAITLVESDAIGTVGVGEATIPPIRLFNRVLGLDEREFLRRTKGTFKLGIQFVDWAHQGHSYFHPFGPHGRNFDTVSLHHHWLRSRESGETSTPLHEHSMAWAAASRNRFAPPVQDPRNVRSTYDYAYHFDAGLYAAFLREYSEAKGVERREGTVTDVLLNPENGFVESVQMASGDRIEGDLFIDCSGFRALLIGEAMKVGYRDWSDWLPCDRAVTVASAPGELTPYTRSTAHAAGWQWRIPLQHRTGNGYVYCSRHISSDEAAATLLKHLDGERLGEPRELAFTTGRREKFWEKNVVAVGLSSGFMEPLESTSLHLVQAAISRLLGFFPDRDFDSAVIDEYNRITINEFERIRDFLILHYKLTERDDAPLWRECRDMSVPTPLENKLYHFGAYGRLIADGADLFGPDSWLAVHVGQNHWPKRVDPLLAFRTVDGGTWLEKLRAAVTAAADQMPEHQAFIHKYCSGG, encoded by the coding sequence ATGAATACTGATGATCGTCGACTCCGCCGAATAGTGATTGTAGGCGGAGGCAGCGCCGGCTGGATGTCGGCTGCTGCGCTCGCCAACGCGACGCAAGGGCAGTGTGCAATCACCCTGGTGGAATCCGATGCAATAGGCACGGTTGGCGTGGGCGAGGCCACGATACCTCCGATAAGACTGTTCAATCGGGTTCTCGGGTTGGATGAACGAGAGTTTTTGCGGCGCACGAAAGGTACGTTCAAGTTGGGTATCCAGTTCGTCGACTGGGCGCATCAGGGGCACAGTTATTTCCACCCCTTCGGTCCCCACGGCCGGAATTTTGATACCGTCTCGCTGCACCACCATTGGCTTCGGTCACGGGAGAGTGGGGAGACCAGCACACCGTTGCACGAACACAGCATGGCCTGGGCGGCGGCCTCCCGCAATCGATTCGCACCTCCGGTGCAAGATCCCCGCAATGTACGTTCCACTTACGATTACGCCTATCATTTCGATGCTGGCCTCTACGCGGCTTTTTTGCGCGAGTATTCTGAAGCCAAGGGTGTGGAGCGCCGGGAGGGTACCGTCACCGACGTTCTTTTGAATCCTGAAAACGGTTTTGTTGAATCGGTGCAGATGGCAAGCGGGGATCGAATTGAGGGCGACCTGTTTATCGATTGCTCGGGATTTAGAGCCTTGCTAATTGGTGAGGCTATGAAGGTCGGGTACCGGGACTGGAGCGATTGGTTGCCCTGCGATCGGGCGGTGACCGTCGCCAGTGCGCCAGGTGAGCTTACGCCCTACACGCGCTCAACAGCACATGCAGCCGGCTGGCAGTGGCGTATTCCGCTACAGCATCGGACCGGTAATGGTTATGTGTACTGCAGTCGCCATATCAGCAGCGATGAGGCAGCGGCGACTTTGCTGAAGCATCTTGATGGCGAACGCCTCGGCGAGCCCAGGGAGCTGGCGTTCACTACCGGACGAAGGGAAAAATTCTGGGAAAAAAATGTCGTGGCGGTTGGTCTTTCCAGTGGCTTTATGGAGCCGCTGGAGTCCACCAGTCTACATCTTGTGCAGGCGGCTATATCCAGGTTGCTCGGCTTCTTCCCGGATCGGGATTTTGACTCGGCGGTCATCGACGAGTACAACCGCATAACCATCAACGAGTTTGAGCGTATACGAGATTTTCTGATTCTGCACTATAAGCTCACAGAGCGGGACGATGCTCCCCTGTGGCGGGAGTGTCGGGATATGTCCGTGCCGACACCGCTGGAAAACAAACTTTACCACTTTGGCGCTTATGGCCGGTTGATCGCGGATGGCGCTGATCTTTTCGGGCCGGATAGTTGGCTGGCGGTACATGTCGGTCAGAACCACTGGCCGAAGCGTGTGGATCCGCTATTGGCGTTCAGAACTGTGGACGGCGGTACTTGGCTGGAAAAGCTGCGTGCCGCCGTGACAGCGGCGGCAGACCAAATGCCAGAGCATCAGGCATTTATTCACAAATATTGCTCAGGCGGTTAA
- a CDS encoding putative 2OG-Fe(II) oxygenase, with product MSTDKVLQNAQQAMNEGRADLAVERLRAASGQYPDSAAIWTQLGFALHQEQWEPEAAEAFARACALDGRNADTAMALAQSRFLAGLPSTASFERVLQLAPHDLNVLRGYTSALAAERQRDKAIGLLQDALKQQPGWLAGHKSIASLRFTGGDATHFTDSFKDACARQPDNLALWLEWFRSLAQVRDWIGSRRVLEAAEKRFEGHPQLTVAELFVASESGDDERAATLFEQTTSVKDVVRDMALIRYSLRRGDPERAEQAALRHMNTRSAPVIWPYLSLIWRLRKDPRAEWLDEGARRAQTFELELSGDELAQLTLLLRQLHTARSPYAEQSVRGGTQTDQNLFLRHEPILRDLRARVQSAVQNYVSRLPEPAVGHPLLGVNRREVLRGRVHFSGSWSVRLKSQGYNVSHTHPVGWISSALYISLPKGERMGQPPAGWLQFGTPPPELELDLQAYKKVEPKAARLVLFPSTLWHSTVPFNDGERLAVAFDVQAPPVAAPAATGR from the coding sequence GTGTCCACCGATAAAGTGTTGCAAAACGCACAGCAGGCTATGAATGAAGGGCGCGCGGACCTTGCGGTTGAGCGACTGCGGGCTGCTTCCGGGCAATACCCCGATAGCGCAGCGATCTGGACTCAGTTGGGATTTGCGCTGCATCAGGAACAGTGGGAGCCGGAAGCCGCTGAGGCCTTCGCCCGGGCCTGTGCGCTGGATGGGAGAAATGCGGATACGGCGATGGCGTTGGCTCAAAGCCGGTTTCTGGCCGGCCTTCCGTCAACGGCCTCCTTTGAGCGTGTTTTGCAGCTGGCGCCTCATGACCTTAATGTATTGCGGGGTTATACCTCGGCGCTGGCCGCCGAGCGGCAACGGGATAAGGCCATTGGTCTTCTGCAGGATGCTTTGAAGCAGCAACCCGGCTGGTTGGCTGGCCATAAAAGTATCGCCAGTCTGCGCTTTACTGGTGGTGATGCCACGCATTTTACCGATAGCTTCAAGGATGCCTGCGCTCGGCAGCCCGACAACCTGGCCTTGTGGCTGGAATGGTTCCGGAGTCTTGCCCAGGTTCGCGACTGGATCGGATCCCGTCGCGTACTTGAGGCGGCCGAAAAGCGTTTTGAGGGACATCCCCAGCTGACGGTGGCCGAGCTGTTTGTCGCGAGTGAGTCGGGTGATGATGAGCGCGCAGCCACGCTGTTTGAACAGACCACCTCGGTCAAAGATGTGGTGCGTGATATGGCGCTGATCCGGTACAGTCTGCGCCGGGGTGACCCGGAGCGTGCAGAACAGGCGGCGCTGCGCCATATGAATACGCGCTCCGCGCCGGTCATCTGGCCTTATCTGTCTCTGATCTGGCGGCTGCGTAAGGATCCTCGCGCCGAGTGGCTGGACGAGGGAGCCCGGCGTGCGCAAACGTTTGAGCTGGAGCTGAGCGGGGATGAACTCGCTCAGCTCACCCTGCTCTTGCGGCAACTGCACACCGCCCGCTCGCCCTATGCAGAGCAGTCGGTCCGTGGAGGCACGCAAACCGACCAGAACCTGTTCCTGCGTCACGAACCCATACTGCGAGATTTGAGAGCGCGTGTTCAATCGGCGGTGCAAAACTATGTCAGCCGTTTGCCGGAGCCAGCGGTCGGTCATCCCCTACTGGGAGTGAACCGACGGGAAGTGTTGCGGGGGCGGGTCCACTTTTCCGGCAGTTGGTCGGTGCGTCTGAAATCCCAGGGTTACAATGTCAGTCATACCCATCCGGTGGGCTGGATCAGCTCGGCGCTCTATATTTCTCTGCCCAAGGGGGAGCGGATGGGGCAGCCGCCAGCGGGCTGGCTTCAGTTCGGTACACCACCGCCGGAACTTGAGCTTGATCTCCAGGCCTACAAGAAGGTTGAGCCCAAAGCCGCTCGGTTGGTGCTGTTCCCCTCAACCTTGTGGCATTCTACCGTCCCTTTTAATGATGGCGAGCGCCTGGCGGTTGCGTTTGACGTGCAGGCGCCGCCGGTGGCGGCACCTGCCGCTACCGGGCGTTGA
- a CDS encoding TonB-dependent receptor: protein MDKQPGIKKAPLASAIKMALASSSVLALAFPFSAQAQQQPALEEILVTAAAGGGRSQIESSVAVTAVNTDAIQDFQPSSESEVLRMIPGIQVSGTSGPGGNANIAVRGLPVATGGSPFVQIQEDGLPTVLFGDIQFGNNDYWTRFDASVDKVEGIRGGTAGTYTSQAPGAIINYISNYGQEEGGYIQANTGLGFDESRIDFRYGGPASDSVNYHIGGFVRQGEGPLEIPYGASDSVQIKGNITKYFDDNQGYIRFLGKFADTQEANYTGSPFLGSVNGDRVSNIKAFPGFDGRDQSNYSILNNQNQIVNREGDLETVPMNGIATKTTAIGNELQYVFTDNLRAENKMRWTEQSGTFYSPFQNVVRADSVTGSMVNGATVGEIRYANGPNAGQLYDREYLDNGPNVHTNMRDVGSFVNDLTLIGEYWLGDGDLTVRAGYFHMKQDIAMDWHINRAYTEVSGDNPAMLDLYDDEGNLLTARGIAGFNDNWGDCCSRDYDLSYTNTAPYVVLDWENDLFIFDVSTRFENVKSSGWTVAGLVTGDTPVQTTDFNGDQVTVMIPTMEAQGARENLDYDTSYESWTVGGLWKASSDTSLFVRASEGGRFNGDRQTVSGKINADGSLNESGRVADVDFVNQYEVGIKNRGELFDGLYSIELTLLKGDFKQSTFELSQTVCRDLGFGDVGGCIIDAEYKSQGFELLGTYFWDRLSVTANATFTDAEQLGVGDESFRRASGIPDLTYTIYSSYELTDQFSVGLNVTGQTDTLDAGQREWPGSATWGANAKYSPTENLELGLQVYNLLDELDLRGAGGVNDTSVTPAVLSGNAALGRTARASIKVLF from the coding sequence GTGGATAAACAACCGGGTATCAAAAAAGCCCCTCTGGCTTCAGCCATCAAAATGGCTCTGGCGTCATCGTCAGTGTTGGCTTTGGCCTTTCCCTTCAGCGCTCAAGCTCAGCAACAGCCAGCCCTGGAAGAGATCCTGGTCACGGCCGCGGCCGGTGGTGGGCGATCGCAGATTGAAAGCTCCGTCGCGGTAACTGCTGTAAATACCGACGCCATTCAGGATTTTCAGCCCAGCTCCGAGTCAGAGGTGCTGCGGATGATTCCGGGGATTCAGGTGTCTGGTACCTCCGGGCCGGGCGGTAACGCCAATATCGCCGTACGTGGTCTTCCGGTCGCGACCGGCGGTTCGCCTTTTGTTCAGATTCAGGAAGATGGGTTGCCCACGGTCCTGTTTGGTGATATCCAGTTTGGCAACAATGACTACTGGACCCGCTTTGACGCATCGGTGGATAAGGTCGAAGGTATTCGTGGTGGTACGGCGGGAACCTACACCTCCCAGGCTCCTGGGGCGATCATTAACTACATCAGTAACTATGGTCAGGAGGAAGGTGGCTATATACAGGCGAACACCGGTTTGGGCTTTGATGAGAGTCGTATCGACTTTCGTTACGGTGGACCCGCGAGCGACTCGGTCAACTACCACATCGGCGGTTTCGTTCGGCAAGGTGAAGGGCCGCTGGAAATTCCCTACGGAGCCAGCGATAGTGTTCAGATCAAAGGTAATATCACCAAGTACTTTGACGACAACCAGGGCTATATCCGGTTCTTGGGGAAGTTCGCGGATACTCAGGAAGCCAATTACACTGGCAGCCCGTTTCTCGGTAGTGTTAACGGCGACAGGGTGAGTAACATCAAGGCGTTTCCCGGCTTTGATGGCAGAGACCAGTCGAATTACTCTATCCTGAATAATCAGAACCAGATTGTGAACCGTGAGGGCGATCTGGAAACCGTTCCGATGAATGGCATTGCCACAAAAACCACGGCCATTGGTAATGAGCTCCAGTACGTCTTTACCGATAACCTTCGGGCCGAAAACAAAATGCGCTGGACCGAACAGAGCGGTACCTTCTACTCGCCGTTTCAGAACGTGGTTCGTGCCGATAGCGTGACCGGCTCAATGGTGAACGGCGCGACCGTCGGTGAAATCCGTTACGCCAACGGCCCGAATGCCGGCCAGTTGTATGACCGGGAGTATCTGGATAACGGCCCCAATGTGCACACCAATATGCGTGATGTGGGCAGCTTTGTGAATGACCTGACCCTGATTGGTGAGTATTGGCTGGGAGATGGTGATCTGACGGTACGTGCCGGCTATTTCCATATGAAGCAGGATATCGCCATGGATTGGCACATCAATCGGGCCTATACCGAAGTGAGTGGTGATAACCCGGCGATGCTGGACCTGTATGACGATGAAGGTAACTTGCTCACCGCCCGTGGTATTGCCGGGTTCAACGATAACTGGGGGGACTGCTGTTCCAGGGATTACGATCTTTCTTACACGAATACGGCACCCTATGTCGTGTTGGACTGGGAGAATGATCTGTTCATCTTTGATGTCAGTACCCGATTTGAGAACGTGAAATCCTCGGGATGGACGGTTGCCGGCTTGGTGACCGGCGATACCCCCGTGCAAACCACCGACTTCAACGGTGATCAGGTCACCGTGATGATTCCTACCATGGAGGCGCAGGGCGCTCGGGAAAATCTGGACTATGACACCAGCTATGAGAGTTGGACGGTGGGCGGTTTGTGGAAGGCGTCCAGCGATACCAGTCTGTTTGTACGTGCTTCCGAAGGCGGGCGTTTCAACGGGGATCGCCAGACCGTCAGTGGAAAAATCAATGCTGATGGTTCGCTGAATGAGTCAGGCCGAGTGGCCGATGTCGACTTCGTCAATCAATACGAGGTGGGTATCAAAAATCGCGGGGAGCTGTTTGATGGTCTCTACTCGATTGAGCTGACGCTACTCAAAGGTGATTTCAAACAAAGTACCTTTGAGCTGTCACAGACCGTGTGTCGGGACCTGGGCTTCGGGGATGTCGGTGGCTGTATCATCGATGCCGAGTACAAGTCGCAGGGTTTCGAGCTCTTGGGCACCTATTTCTGGGACCGTCTGTCGGTGACCGCCAATGCCACCTTTACCGATGCCGAGCAGTTGGGTGTGGGTGATGAAAGTTTCCGTCGCGCCAGTGGTATTCCGGATCTGACCTACACCATTTACTCCAGCTATGAGCTGACCGACCAGTTCAGTGTGGGACTCAACGTGACCGGGCAAACCGATACTCTGGATGCGGGTCAGCGGGAGTGGCCCGGTTCGGCGACCTGGGGGGCGAATGCCAAGTACAGCCCCACAGAGAACCTCGAGCTCGGACTTCAGGTCTATAATCTGCTGGACGAGTTAGATCTTCGCGGGGCGGGAGGCGTAAACGATACGTCGGTTACGCCAGCGGTGTTGAGCGGCAACGCCGCCCTGGGTCGGACGGCCCGGGCCTCCATCAAAGTCCTGTTCTAA
- a CDS encoding RagB/SusD family nutrient uptake outer membrane protein, translated as MNKTYKLALSAVMAFAITACGSDSLDVEPKSALSEDQVKTVDNLDALVTSAYSYLGNDHYTAPMYLWPTGNLRAGDAHKGGNGAADIFAYHALSLYEPLVADGESFPPDFIDLNNKKWVRDFTGISRVNSALQVMNEVDESVYPNKAARQAELRFIRGVFYFDLKIHYDQVPWIDETMTPEQVETASNVDLTSQELWDKIAADFRFGVENLPLPQDQAQVGRADRDAARAYLAKTLLYQAYVQDENHQVTSIDSDNLEEVVSLVDDIEENGHYGLVNDYAENFLWEFENNRESVFEIQRSREDGSPDGRGSWGVALNTPMAGGFGCCGFHVPTENFVNAFKTGADGLPLFDTFNDANYDASSDMVDPRLDHTVGMEDKPFKYDEDLIIEDGDSWARNPATYGNFVSMKELEHPDCECRMQNGPFTVTSKNTILVRYADVLLWKAEALIELNREDEALPIINRIRQRAAGSTGRLGNNFSIYNIGTYSDFADQDEARQALRWERRLELGLEGHRFFDLVRWGVAKETLDTYLEVEQTRKEYLTDAEFTAGKHEYMPIPQQQINLSGGAYQQNPGY; from the coding sequence ATGAATAAGACTTATAAGTTAGCACTGTCCGCGGTGATGGCCTTTGCCATTACGGCGTGTGGCAGCGACTCTCTGGACGTTGAGCCGAAGTCGGCCTTGAGTGAAGATCAGGTAAAAACCGTTGATAATCTGGATGCTCTGGTGACGTCAGCCTACTCTTACCTGGGCAACGACCACTACACGGCCCCGATGTACCTGTGGCCGACGGGCAACCTGCGCGCGGGTGATGCACACAAGGGCGGTAACGGTGCGGCGGACATTTTCGCCTATCACGCTCTGTCGCTGTACGAGCCTCTGGTGGCCGACGGTGAGTCCTTCCCGCCGGATTTCATTGACCTGAACAACAAAAAGTGGGTACGTGATTTCACGGGTATTTCCCGGGTGAACTCGGCGCTTCAGGTCATGAACGAGGTGGACGAAAGTGTCTACCCGAACAAAGCGGCTCGTCAGGCGGAGCTTCGCTTCATCCGCGGGGTGTTTTACTTCGACCTTAAAATCCACTACGACCAGGTGCCCTGGATCGATGAAACCATGACTCCAGAGCAGGTGGAAACCGCGAGCAATGTGGATCTGACCTCGCAAGAGTTGTGGGACAAGATCGCTGCTGATTTCCGCTTTGGTGTGGAAAACCTGCCGTTGCCTCAGGATCAGGCGCAAGTGGGCCGGGCGGATCGTGATGCGGCGCGCGCCTACCTGGCCAAGACGCTTCTCTATCAGGCCTACGTGCAGGACGAGAACCACCAGGTGACCAGTATCGATTCCGACAACCTGGAAGAGGTGGTCAGTTTGGTCGATGACATTGAAGAAAATGGCCACTATGGACTGGTAAATGACTACGCGGAGAACTTCTTGTGGGAGTTCGAGAACAATCGCGAGTCCGTGTTTGAAATTCAGCGTTCCCGTGAAGATGGCAGCCCCGATGGCCGAGGCTCCTGGGGCGTGGCTCTGAATACCCCAATGGCCGGTGGTTTCGGGTGCTGTGGTTTCCATGTGCCGACCGAAAACTTTGTCAATGCCTTCAAAACCGGGGCTGATGGTCTACCCCTGTTTGATACCTTCAACGATGCCAATTACGACGCGTCCTCCGATATGGTTGACCCGCGCCTGGATCACACCGTAGGGATGGAAGACAAGCCGTTCAAATACGATGAAGATCTGATTATCGAAGATGGTGATTCCTGGGCGCGTAACCCAGCGACCTACGGTAATTTTGTGTCCATGAAAGAGTTGGAGCACCCGGACTGTGAGTGTCGTATGCAGAATGGTCCATTTACCGTGACCTCCAAAAATACGATTCTGGTTCGCTATGCCGATGTTCTGCTGTGGAAGGCCGAGGCACTGATTGAGCTGAATCGCGAAGATGAGGCACTGCCGATCATCAACCGGATTCGTCAGCGAGCAGCGGGCAGTACCGGTCGTCTCGGTAACAACTTCAGCATCTACAACATTGGCACCTACAGCGATTTTGCCGATCAGGACGAAGCCCGTCAGGCCTTGCGCTGGGAGCGTCGCCTGGAGCTGGGTCTGGAAGGGCATCGGTTCTTCGATCTGGTTCGTTGGGGGGTGGCCAAAGAAACGCTGGACACGTACCTGGAAGTCGAGCAGACGCGCAAAGAGTATCTGACCGATGCGGAGTTCACCGCCGGCAAGCATGAGTATATGCCGATCCCGCAGCAGCAGATTAACCTCAGTGGCGGTGCTTACCAGCAGAACCCGGGCTACTGA
- a CDS encoding SusC/RagA family TonB-linked outer membrane protein, which translates to MNKSLFTLSALACAITPGLAYAQSDSGPAMQPLEEVVVTGYSTTEEKKLLGAVNAVNLDDVQDLPSGNIMQNLQGRLPGVQISSNGNPNPSSRVRIRGQGIGGLGFNDPLYVIDGVPTTKGMHELNPNDIASIQVLRDAATGSVYGARAANGVIVITTKKGSDAEGVQVKLNQSYQDYSYDLNPLNTQQRARAVFQAAVNDGSDPNNASPLYNYDWNGDFSNPQLNEIRLPEYLDSAQTMRPADTNWFDAVTRTAKVSDLHVSMGNSSDRSNVYASFGYYNAQGVVDESEFERLAFRVNSSLDFLDGDVTIGENFTFTNQVSNKVNDLAEGALNLSIEQQSIVPIRTEDGLGWGGPAAGITDRDNPVRLIEMNKDNENTYNRMVGNAYVEYRPLDDLILRSNVGVDYGQFYYRDYTRAFQAGNLNFEDQLNTNHNWNKTLVWTNTAEQSWDFDGGHFLKVLVGAETVDFETEGFSGSNQGYASDSRDFAFLSQGTSGTEVGGSGDAWNMQSYFTQIDYDFEGRYLASVTVRRDGSSRFGDNNQYGTFPAVSAGWFVSDEAFFDVDFIDELKLRASWGENGNQEIDTRATSTIYESRYATTSLFTTQQDEGTAYDLNGADTGNLPSGFARVQIGNPDLKWETSVQTNVGIDFEMFGGSFWGSLDWFDKTTEDILTRTQPLATQGEGASQIVNGGTIENSGFELVLNYANDFEIDGVGVFNYEISGNVSSAENEVISLPADVVNSFPGDGRDKTILGQSINAVYGYVADGLFQNQDEVDAHATQGGAAPGRIRYSDLNGDGEITEADQTFFTTSDPDLIYGVNFKLGYENWDFNMFWQGVHGGQIRNHWRFFTDFTSLNAGSNYGDRVLGAWSPDNTGSNVPALTLVDNNNEARSSTFFWEDASYIKLRDLSVGYTPSDTFWGAIGASTGRFYIQGQNLLTITPDGTLAQDPETPGATFPIPRSINVGVNVTF; encoded by the coding sequence ATGAACAAGTCACTATTTACCTTAAGCGCACTGGCGTGCGCGATAACGCCGGGCCTGGCCTATGCGCAGTCTGACAGTGGCCCAGCGATGCAGCCGCTGGAAGAGGTTGTAGTTACAGGCTACAGCACGACCGAGGAGAAGAAACTGCTTGGTGCCGTAAATGCGGTGAACCTGGACGACGTTCAGGACTTACCTTCCGGTAATATCATGCAGAACCTCCAGGGGCGCCTTCCGGGTGTTCAGATCAGCTCAAACGGCAACCCCAATCCATCCTCTCGCGTGCGTATTCGGGGGCAGGGTATTGGCGGCCTTGGTTTCAATGACCCGCTCTACGTGATTGATGGCGTGCCAACCACCAAAGGCATGCATGAGCTGAACCCCAACGATATTGCCTCCATCCAGGTCCTGCGGGACGCGGCGACCGGCAGCGTCTACGGTGCCCGAGCTGCCAACGGTGTCATCGTGATCACCACCAAGAAGGGTTCTGACGCGGAAGGTGTTCAAGTCAAGCTCAATCAGTCTTATCAGGATTACTCCTATGACCTGAACCCTCTGAATACTCAGCAGCGGGCGCGTGCCGTATTTCAGGCAGCCGTCAATGATGGCTCTGATCCCAACAATGCCAGCCCCTTGTATAACTATGACTGGAACGGGGATTTCAGTAATCCCCAGCTTAATGAGATTCGCTTGCCCGAATATCTCGATTCGGCGCAGACAATGCGACCGGCTGACACCAATTGGTTTGATGCGGTAACCCGAACTGCCAAGGTGAGCGATCTGCATGTTTCCATGGGGAACTCCTCCGATAGGTCCAACGTATACGCGTCATTTGGCTACTACAATGCGCAGGGCGTTGTGGATGAGTCAGAGTTTGAGCGTCTGGCCTTTCGTGTGAACTCCAGTTTGGATTTTCTTGATGGCGATGTGACGATTGGTGAGAATTTCACTTTTACCAATCAGGTGTCCAATAAAGTCAATGATTTGGCCGAAGGGGCTCTCAATCTGTCCATTGAACAGCAATCCATTGTACCGATCCGCACGGAAGATGGTCTGGGCTGGGGGGGGCCGGCCGCGGGTATCACCGACCGGGACAACCCTGTGCGTCTGATCGAGATGAACAAGGACAATGAAAACACCTATAACCGGATGGTCGGTAACGCCTATGTTGAATACCGTCCACTGGATGATCTGATCCTGCGGTCCAATGTGGGGGTAGATTACGGTCAGTTCTATTATCGCGATTACACGCGTGCCTTTCAGGCGGGCAACCTCAACTTTGAAGATCAGTTGAATACCAACCATAACTGGAACAAAACACTGGTCTGGACCAATACGGCCGAGCAGAGCTGGGACTTTGACGGTGGCCACTTCCTGAAAGTGCTGGTGGGTGCGGAAACGGTTGATTTTGAAACCGAAGGGTTTTCCGGTAGCAACCAGGGTTACGCCTCGGATAGTCGCGACTTTGCATTCCTGTCTCAGGGTACATCCGGGACTGAGGTGGGCGGCTCCGGTGACGCCTGGAATATGCAGTCCTATTTCACTCAGATTGACTACGATTTTGAAGGTCGCTATCTGGCGTCTGTCACAGTGCGGCGCGATGGCTCTTCCCGGTTTGGTGACAACAATCAGTACGGTACTTTCCCGGCCGTTTCGGCTGGTTGGTTCGTTTCTGATGAGGCCTTTTTCGACGTCGATTTTATCGACGAGCTGAAGCTGCGTGCAAGCTGGGGTGAAAACGGTAACCAGGAAATCGATACCCGGGCGACCTCCACCATCTACGAAAGCCGTTATGCGACGACCTCTCTGTTTACCACTCAGCAGGATGAGGGCACCGCGTACGACCTGAATGGTGCGGATACCGGCAACCTGCCGTCGGGCTTCGCCCGGGTGCAGATCGGTAACCCGGACCTGAAGTGGGAGACATCGGTACAGACCAACGTGGGTATCGATTTTGAAATGTTCGGTGGTTCCTTCTGGGGTTCACTGGACTGGTTCGACAAGACCACCGAAGATATTCTGACCCGCACCCAGCCTCTGGCAACTCAGGGTGAAGGCGCCTCCCAGATTGTTAACGGCGGTACCATCGAGAACTCCGGTTTCGAGCTGGTGCTGAACTATGCCAATGACTTCGAGATTGATGGCGTCGGTGTATTCAATTATGAGATCAGCGGTAACGTCTCAAGTGCCGAGAATGAGGTCATCTCACTGCCCGCCGACGTGGTGAACTCCTTCCCGGGTGATGGGCGTGACAAGACTATTCTCGGTCAGTCCATTAATGCGGTGTATGGTTACGTAGCTGACGGCCTGTTCCAGAATCAGGACGAAGTCGACGCGCATGCGACTCAGGGCGGCGCGGCGCCAGGTCGAATTCGCTACTCCGACCTCAATGGCGACGGCGAAATCACCGAGGCGGACCAGACCTTCTTCACGACTTCCGATCCGGATCTGATTTATGGCGTGAACTTCAAGCTCGGCTATGAAAACTGGGACTTCAATATGTTCTGGCAAGGCGTTCACGGTGGGCAGATTCGTAACCACTGGCGCTTCTTCACCGACTTCACCTCGCTCAACGCCGGTTCCAACTACGGTGATCGCGTACTGGGAGCCTGGAGCCCGGACAATACCGGCAGCAATGTGCCGGCGCTGACCCTGGTCGACAACAACAACGAAGCCCGCTCTTCCACATTCTTCTGGGAAGATGCGTCCTACATCAAGTTGCGTGACCTGTCAGTGGGTTACACCCCGTCGGATACCTTCTGGGGTGCCATTGGTGCCAGCACAGGTCGCTTCTATATTCAGGGGCAGAACCTGCTGACCATTACGCCGGACGGCACCCTGGCTCAGGACCCGGAAACGCCGGGAGCGACTTTCCCGATTCCGCGCAGCATCAATGTGGGTGTGAATGTCACCTTCTAA